GAGTTGTGCGGAACTTAGGTGTTTGTGAACCAATTAGTGATACGGTGCTACAAGTCAAATTTACTGGGGGAGTTTTAACACCAAAAGACCCAACTAAAATGGATGAGTGGCGAGCAATTTTTGGTCAGCAGAGTCAAAATGTCAAACGTAATTTTAAAGACAGTTTGATGTTGGGTTTGTTTAAGTTAATGTTTGGTTTGGTTCCACCACAAGGAATGAATTCTGAGACTGGAGAAGTTAAGTTTATCATGGAGCGATCGCCTAAAGGTCGGCTAGAAATTCTCTATCTTGATGAGGAGTTGCGGATAACTTGTGGCGAAAAGGGAACCATTTTAGTCTGTGAAAGGCAATAGCGATCGCTTTCAGAAATCAGTCAGGTGACTTTTATAGTTAAAATTTACAAATCATACTGATCTTCTCCACTCCCTCGTTTCATGCAAACCCCTTCTTCTACTATTTCACATTTAATTGCTGCGGGCTTTCATGCTCTTTCTGATCCTCTGCGGATTAATGTGCTGGAACTATTGCGACAGCAAGAACTTTGTGTATGTGATTTGTGTGATGCGTTGGGGGTAAATCAGTCAAAACTTTCGTTTCACCTCAAGACTTTAAAGGAAGCTGGCTTAGTTAACTCCCGTCAAGAAGGACGTTGGATTTATTACAGTTTAAATATGCCGCAATTTAGTGTTTTAGAGCAATATTTAGCAGATTATCGTCAACAAGGCGTAATACCACCTGTACGCTCTTGCTGCGACTAATATCTGATATCATGTCCGGCACATCAGTTATGATTCCAAAAATCTGTGCGGAAATATCAATCCTCTCCTCTGCTTCCTCTGCACCTCTGCTCCCTCTGCTGTCTTAATGATAAGTCTTTTACCGGACACGATAAGATATCCTGGATGCGATCGCTTAACAATTACTCCAGTGAGAATTGCTGAATTTGGCTAAAGTCGAGTTAGTGGTGAGTTAATCACAAAAGCAAAATTGGCTTTCCACCGCAATTTTCATAAGGAAGTAGATTAAAAATGTTACTGCATTTGAGTACTTGGCCAGAAGTTGAAGCTTATTTACAGCAATCTCAGGGAATAATTTTTCCGATTGGTTCTACAGAACAACACGGGCCGACAGGGTTAATTGGGACTGATGCGATTTGTGCAGAAGCGATCGCCCGTGGTGTAGGTGAAGCAACTGGGGCGATCGTTGGCCCTACAATCAATGTGGGAATGGCATTGCATCACACTGCTTTTCCCGGCACAATTAGTCTCCGTCCTAGCACTTTAATTCAAGTAGTTCGAGATTACGTAAC
This window of the Nostoc sp. HK-01 genome carries:
- a CDS encoding transcriptional regulator; the encoded protein is MQTPSSTISHLIAAGFHALSDPLRINVLELLRQQELCVCDLCDALGVNQSKLSFHLKTLKEAGLVNSRQEGRWIYYSLNMPQFSVLEQYLADYRQQGVIPPVRSCCD